The Enterobacter mori genomic interval ATGAGACACTACAAATACTTTCATTTATTACCTTTAACATAATCACTGCCAGAGAAATTGGCCGACCCGCCTTTTTATTTACTAATAATTTTGTACAGCATCTTGAAACAGAAAAAACCGATCTTATTCATTTTTAAAAGTGCAAAACAAATTTTGTCTGGACGGTTAGCATCACATTGCAATATTGTAGAAAGTGAATATCGATTAAATTTTGTGTAAATAACCTCTTGATTTTTATTTAATATAAGTGAAGAACTATCTGCTTTAGATGTTTTATATAAAGTAATCAATGCACTTCTCGATAAGTGAGCAACACAAGCATAAAGACTGGGTCGATATTCATTGAACCCTTCGACTCTTTCCTCAAGAAGCGAGAGCGCACTTACTAACTCCATATTTCTTAGTACATTAAAATTGGTCAACGAATCTTTTCTAATGCGGTAATGATAGAGCACTTCATTGATTCTTAGAACTTTTACAGCCCTAGCATTCAGCAGAGGAATCGTTACAGAATCCTCATAAATAATACCTTCTGGAAAAAGATTATCTCTATATAGTTCTCGCCGCACAATTCTTATCCAGGGGTAGTTGTGCAGAGCATAAAGCGTTTTTTTCGGAACATATTCAAACGAAGAAAAATCAACTTCATGATTATTTAATACTTCAACACCTGTACCATCAAGAAATTTCTCATAGCGGTAAATAATTGTGTCAACATTATGAAAATTTTTGATTGAAAAGTCTATATATTTAAAAAATACTGGGGAAATTATGTCATCCGGATCTAAACATGAAATAAATTTTCCTGAGGCATGACAAATACCGTGATTCCTTGCAGTTGATACGCCACCATTTACCTTATCTAAAACAATTACTCGCGGGTCATCCTCAGCAAACAGTTTGAGTATCTCAGCTGACGAATCAGTAGAACCATCGTTAATAAAAATTATTTCGCAAGACAATGTGCAAAGCTTGAAAGGCGAAAAAAAATCCCTA includes:
- a CDS encoding glycosyltransferase family 2 protein encodes the protein MPDISFIIPVYNVSAYLRDFFSPFKLCTLSCEIIFINDGSTDSSAEILKLFAEDDPRVIVLDKVNGGVSTARNHGICHASGKFISCLDPDDIISPVFFKYIDFSIKNFHNVDTIIYRYEKFLDGTGVEVLNNHEVDFSSFEYVPKKTLYALHNYPWIRIVRRELYRDNLFPEGIIYEDSVTIPLLNARAVKVLRINEVLYHYRIRKDSLTNFNVLRNMELVSALSLLEERVEGFNEYRPSLYACVAHLSRSALITLYKTSKADSSSLILNKNQEVIYTKFNRYSLSTILQCDANRPDKICFALLKMNKIGFFCFKMLYKIISK